A genomic stretch from Malus domestica chromosome 15, GDT2T_hap1 includes:
- the LOC139191678 gene encoding uncharacterized protein has protein sequence MGSVSHPPHFDGDNYAAWKAKMKSFLWAQDDKVWLAVEEIWEPPTIEETKGNGKSSVSISKLKPRKEWSNDEITHEGNSTVKESKLQHLITKFKNITMSDDESFFDFYAKLSVIVNGCHNLGDSIPKHRIVKKILRSLPMRFHVKRTVIEESKDLNTYKLEQLIGSLQTYELELPDSKKMKNIALKAVTE, from the exons ATGGGTTCAGTTTCTCATCCACCACATTTTGATGGTGACAACTATGCTGCGTGGAAGGCGAAAATGAAATCGTTTTTGTGGGCACAAGAtgacaaggtgtggcttgctgTTGAGGAAATTTGGGAACCTCCGACGATTGAAGAAACTAAAGGTAACGGAAAGTCCTCTGTGTCTATATCTAAGCTTAAGCCTAGGAAAGAATGGAGCAATGATGAAA TTACTCATGAGGGTAACTCAACTGTTAAAGAATCCAAACTTCAACATCTCAtcacaaaattcaaaaatatcaCAATGTCTGATGATGAAAGTTTCTTTGACTTTTATGCTAAGCTTAGCGTAATTGTCAATGGCTGTCACAATCTTGGTGACAGCATTCCTAAGCATAGGATTGTGAAAAAGATCTTAAGATCACTTCCTATGAGGTTTCATGTTAAGAGGACAGTGATTGAGGAATCGAAAGATCTAAACACCTACAAGCTTGAGCAATTGATTGGGTCTCTGCAAACGTATGAGTTAGAGCTTCCTGATTCTAAGAAGATGAAAAACATTGCTCTCAAAGCTGTCACAGAATAA
- the LOC103416234 gene encoding putative cysteine-rich receptor-like protein kinase 16: protein MVSKFLVLPFFFFFHIFFAFRIQPSEAQSWIKVAYWYSGSKFPISDINSPLFTHLIYAYKDVNSSSYELSSSSSDSSEQYYSTFTPTVKRKNPSVTTLVSIGGGNADYGVISTMLSSSSHRNSFIDSSIIFARRYGFLGLDFCWVSANTSSDMTNMGKLFEEWRAAIASEAAKNSQTPLILTAAVHYKPDVESFAFPVESIRDNLNWVHVLAYDYYGPRWTNVTGAHAALYNPSSIWSTDYGIKSWIGRGLSASKLVLGLPFYGYAWTLSNPRDSAIGAPAKGPANMTEDGSMSYKHIKRYIDRHGADIVYNTTYVAKYCVIGSVWICFDDAEVVKIKVSYAKEQNLLGYFIWQVSQDDNWVLSLAAAAQEGGSSGRNKRRLLLIVLTTVASVILVLGSALSYFRMRLHKSKAKESESRANDIADTAGKFNSNVPNLKIFSIADVEAATDGFSIENKLGEGGYGPVYKGVLPDGQEIAVKKLSKASTQGFEEFKNEVMLTAKLQHVNLVRVLGFCIEHHEQMLIYEYMPKKSLDLYLFDPVRRYELDWRKRVQIIEGVTQGLLYLQEYSRLTIIHRDLKASNILLDEEMRPKISDFGMARIFAKEELEANTGRIVGTYGYVPPEYVKKGLYSTKSDVYSFGVLFLQIISGKKNAPYYGSDEDLNLLEYAYLLWKQGKGMEFMDHALDDTHSLCKLMRCLQIALLCVQENANDRPSMLEISSMLQNEGATMENPKIPAFSKRKEDEETNPTPRLEACSINDATISEVVAR from the exons ATGGTATCCAAATTTTTAGTTCtaccattcttcttctttttccatattttttttgcttttagaATCCAACCTTCGGAGGCACAATCTTGGATCAAAGTTGCATACTGGTATTCCGGCAGCAAATTCCCTATTTCCGACATCAACTCTCCGCTCTTCACTCACCTTATTTACGCTTACAAAGATGTTAACTCATCATCCTATGagctctcttcctcctcctccgacTCCTCGGAGCAGTATTACTCCACCTTCACGCCAACCGTCAAGCGAAAGAACCCATCAGTCACTACTCTCGTCTCCATTGGCGGTGGAAACGCAGACTACGGTGTCATTTCAACCATGCTCAGTAGCTCTTCTCACAGAAATTCTTTCATTGATTCTTCGATAATTTTCGCAAGGCGTTATGGCTTCCTAGGCCTAGACTTTTGTTGGGTTTCAGCTAACACAAGCTCGGACATGACCAACATGGGGAAGTTATTTGAAGAGTGGAGGGCAGCTATCGCTTCTGAAGCCGCAAAAAACAGCCAAACACCACTGATTTTGACTGCTGCCGTGCACTACAAGCCAGATGTTGAGTCCTTCGCTTTCCCGGTTGAATCAATCCGGGACAACTTGAACTGGGTACATGTCTTGGCCTATGACTATTACGGACCTCGGTGGACCAATGTCACCGGTGCTCATGCAGCACTATACAATCCATCGAGTATCTGGAGTACGGACTATGGCATCAAATCATGGATTGGCAGGGGATTATCTGCTTCCAAACTGGTTTTGGGATTGCCTTTCTATGGATATGCTTGGACGCTAAGCAATCCTAGGGACAGCGCTATTGGCGCACCGGCTAAAGGTCCTGCTAATATGACGGAGGATGGATCGATGAGCTACAAGCATATCAAACGCTACATTGATAGACATGGGGCTGACATAGTCTACAATACTACTTATGTAGCGAAGTACTGTGTGATTGGTTCGGTTTGGATCTGTTTCGATGATGCTGAAGTTGTGAAAATAAAAGTTTCTTATGCTAAGGAGCAGAATTTGCTTGGATACTTCATCTGGCAGGTCTCACAGGATGATAATTGGGTGCTTTCTCTTGCAGCTGCAG CTCAAGAGGGTGGAAGCAGTGGACGAAACAAACGGAGACTTCTTTTAATCGTTTTGACCACTGTAGCTTCAGTTATTCTCGTGCTAGGCTCTGCGTTGAGTTACTTCCGCATGAGACTGCACAAATCAAAAG CTAAGGAATCAGAATCCAGGGCAAATGATATAGCAGACACAGCTGGAAAATTCAACAGCAACGTTCCTAATCTGAAAATATTTAGCATTGCTGACGTTGAGGCGGCAACGGATGGATTTTCGATTGAAAATAAGCTTGGAGAGGGCGGTTATGGCCCCGTTTATAAG GGAGTATTGCCAGATGGACAAGAAATCGCTGTGAAGAAACtatcaaaagcttcaactcaagGATTTGAGGAGTTCAAGAACGAGGTCATGCTCACCGCAAAACTACAACACGTAAATCTTGTTAGGGTTTTGGGATTTTGCATCGAACACCATGAGCAAATGCTGATATACGAATACATGCCAAAGAAAAGCTTGGACCTCTACCTCTTTG ATCCTGTTAGAAGATATGAATTGGATTGGAGAAAGCGGGTTCAAATTATCGAAGGGGTTACTCAGGGACTTCTTTACCTCCAAGAGTACTCAAGATTGACAATCATCCATCGCGATTTGAAAGCTAGCAACATTTTACTTGATGAGGAGATGAGGCCTAAGATCTCGGATTTTGGTATGGCCAGAATTTTCGCAAAGGAGGAACTCGAAGCAAAtacaggtcgaattgttggaaCATA TGGTTACGTACCACCGGAATACGTTAAGAAGGGTTTATACTCCACTAAATCAGATGTTTACAGCTTCGGAGTTCTCTTTCTACAGATCATAAGTGGCAAGAAGAATGCCCCCTACTATGGTTCAGATGAAGACTTAAACCTACTAGAATAT GCATATTTACTCTGGAAACAAGGCAAAGGGATGGAGTTTATGGATCATGCGCTTGACGATACACATTCTTTATGCAAATTGATGAGATGCTTGCAAATTGCTCTCCTATGTGTTCAAGAAAATGCAAACGATAGGCCTTCGATGTTGGAAATTTCTTCAATGCTACAAAATGAAGGAGCTACAAtggaaaatcccaaaattccaGCCTtctcaaaaagaaaagaagacgaagaaactAATCCCACGCCGCGGCTAGAAGCTTGTTCCATCAATGATGCAACAATCTCTGAAGTTGTAGCCCGATGA